One window from the genome of Diorhabda sublineata isolate icDioSubl1.1 chromosome 10, icDioSubl1.1, whole genome shotgun sequence encodes:
- the LOC130449413 gene encoding fibrous sheath CABYR-binding protein-like gives MKIVLGLVLLATALAYPLAENDDKLSAQPVIAENSKSLANNPVETPDQARLSSEPQPQESASVQDSSESVELAESEESIEKKSDESKSEEKSVEEPIAKSVPIQEPISEDPKPIEALPSLKSEPIPAVVPEEVKPVDPAVPQIAAKAIPVEPQEKPLALPTQIAEDDTPKSTATEIKEEIALPSEQKVEIIPAAEEKVPELQKAEEIQGKSVPEEATPIEDKVVVVPEESVPIQGKSENAVVPEVPVGVAPSVVAENEKKGKADEIKSEEVEVSKATEAKSLEATKLPEPVPETEKQPIEEPKKLESLPAEPQEEPKPTEAVKSEEEPKPVADEKLPEPSASSS, from the coding sequence ATGAAAATTGTATTAGGACTGGTGCTATTAGCTACAGCTCTAGCATATCCTTTAGCGGAAAATGACGATAAGTTATCAGCCCAACCCGTTATcgcagaaaattcaaaatctctAGCGAATAATCCCGTAGAAACCCCCGATCAAGCCCGTTTATCATCAGAACCACAACCACAAGAGTCTGCGTCGGTTCAAGATTCCTCAGAATCCGTAGAATTGGCGGAAAGTGAAGAATCTATCGAAAAAAAATCGGACGAATCTAAATCCGAAGAAAAAAGTGTAGAAGAACCAATAGCAAAATCAGTACCGATCCAAGAACCGATCTCGGAAGATCCGAAGCCAATAGAAGCATTACCTTCGTTAAAATCAGAACCTATACCAGCCGTGGTACCAGAAGAAGTAAAACCAGTAGATCCCGCAGTACCACAAATAGCAGCAAAAGCTATCCCAGTAGAACCCCAAGAAAAACCACTCGCTCTTCCTACACAAATCGCCGAAGACGATACCCCCAAATCAACTGCGAccgaaataaaagaagaaatcgCACTACCAAGCGAACAAAAAGTAGAAATTATCCCCGCCGCCGAAGAAAAAGTACCAGAATTACAAAAAGCCGAAGAAATCCAAGGTAAATCGGTACCGGAAGAAGCCACCCCGATCGAAGATAAAGTAGTAGTAGTACCAGAAGAATCAGTACCGATACAAGGTAAATCGGAAAACGCAGTCGTTCCGGAAGTACCAGTCGGAGTAGCACCGTCTGTAGTAGCGGAAAACGAAAAGAAAGGCAAAGCCGACGAAATCAAATCAGAAGAAGTTGAAGTATCTAAAGCGACCGAAGCTAAATCATTAGAAGCGACCAAACTTCCGGAACCGGTACCGGAAACTGAAAAACAACCGATCGAAGAACCGAAAAAACTGGAAAGTTTACCGGCGGAACCTCAGGAGGAACCCAAACCGACCGAAGCGGTTAAAAGCGAAGAGGAACCCAAACCGGTAGCCGATGAAAAACTACCGGAACCCAGCGCATCGAGTTCTTGA